Proteins from one Leptonema illini DSM 21528 genomic window:
- a CDS encoding 2-hydroxyacid dehydrogenase: protein MAGIAFFSARPYERTFFDRENSGHSLNYLDAPLDEKTARLAAGSSVVCAFVNDHLDRLTMQILKENGIGLIALRCAGFNNVDLKAAAELGLPVVRVPAYSPYAVAEHTLALLLTLCRKTHRAFNRVREGNFSLDGLMGFDIHGKTVGVLGTGKIGAIFSRIMLGMGCRVLAYDLRPDTALEQAGVLYVDIDRLFAESDIISLHTPLLPQTQHIINATTLAKMKKGVVILNTSRGALLDTKAVVRALKSEHIGGLAIDVYEQEEGLFFQDLSGRILQDDTIARLLTFPNVLVTAHQAFFTDTAMQQIAQTTLRNIDDWQAGKPLINLVPG, encoded by the coding sequence ATGGCCGGTATCGCCTTTTTCAGCGCTCGCCCTTATGAGCGAACGTTCTTTGATCGAGAAAACAGCGGGCATTCGCTTAACTATCTGGACGCTCCGCTTGACGAGAAGACGGCTCGGCTCGCCGCGGGTTCAAGCGTCGTCTGCGCCTTCGTGAACGATCACCTTGATCGGCTAACGATGCAGATCCTGAAAGAAAACGGCATCGGACTCATCGCCCTGCGCTGTGCCGGCTTCAATAACGTCGACCTTAAAGCGGCGGCGGAGCTGGGCCTTCCCGTCGTCAGAGTGCCCGCCTACTCGCCGTACGCCGTCGCCGAACACACGCTTGCCCTGCTCCTCACGCTCTGTCGCAAAACGCATCGCGCCTTCAACAGGGTGCGCGAGGGCAACTTTTCCCTCGACGGCCTGATGGGATTCGACATCCACGGAAAGACGGTCGGCGTTCTCGGTACAGGCAAGATCGGAGCGATCTTCTCGCGCATCATGCTCGGTATGGGATGCCGCGTCCTCGCATACGACCTTCGCCCCGACACGGCGCTTGAACAGGCCGGCGTGCTCTATGTCGATATCGATCGACTGTTTGCCGAATCCGACATCATCTCGCTGCACACGCCTTTGCTTCCACAGACGCAGCACATCATCAACGCGACAACGCTTGCGAAGATGAAAAAAGGCGTCGTCATCCTCAATACAAGCCGCGGCGCCCTGCTTGATACGAAGGCCGTCGTTAGAGCTCTGAAGTCCGAACATATCGGCGGACTGGCCATCGACGTCTATGAACAGGAAGAAGGCCTCTTCTTTCAGGATCTGTCGGGCAGGATCTTACAGGATGATACGATCGCACGACTGCTGACGTTTCCGAACGTGCTTGTGACGGCACATCAGGCCTTCTTCACCGACACGGCCATGCAGCAGATCGCTCAGACGACGCTTCGCAATATCGACGACTGGCAAGCCGGCAAGCCGCTGATCAATCTCGTACCTGGGTGA
- a CDS encoding ABC transporter permease subunit: MQAYIARRLLLMIPTLFGITVVCFALIQLVPGGPVEEYIQKVQQAAAQSGANPDRILTEQEIANIRAYFGFDRPVHERYLIWVGNIMTGDFGESYVYRRPVLEVILERMPVSLFFGLTSFLLSYAICIPLGMKKALKHGSTFDSVSSFVIFAGYVMPGYALGILLILFFAGGSYFQWFPPGGIVSDHFELLPWHAKVGDFLHHMILPVICYMASEFAFLTMLMKNSMLEETQKEYMRTAMLKGMDFATAARRHALRNALLPIATRLSEIFTLMFAGALLIERVFDIDGMGLLVWTSIVGRDYNVVLAVIFITSLLTMLGRLFSDLVYTLIDPRIQLGESR; this comes from the coding sequence ATGCAGGCCTACATCGCCAGACGATTGCTGCTTATGATTCCGACGCTGTTCGGCATTACCGTCGTCTGTTTCGCGCTGATTCAGCTTGTTCCCGGCGGTCCTGTCGAGGAGTACATTCAAAAGGTCCAGCAGGCGGCGGCGCAGAGCGGAGCCAACCCCGACCGGATACTCACCGAGCAGGAGATCGCGAACATCCGCGCCTACTTCGGTTTTGACAGACCCGTACATGAGCGTTATCTGATCTGGGTCGGGAACATCATGACCGGCGATTTCGGCGAATCCTACGTTTACCGTCGTCCGGTGCTTGAGGTCATTCTCGAACGTATGCCCGTTTCGCTCTTCTTCGGGCTCACATCCTTTCTTCTTTCATATGCGATCTGTATTCCGCTTGGCATGAAGAAGGCGCTGAAACACGGCTCGACGTTCGATTCCGTTTCCAGCTTCGTCATATTTGCCGGCTACGTTATGCCGGGTTATGCGCTCGGTATTCTGCTGATACTTTTCTTCGCCGGCGGTAGCTACTTCCAGTGGTTTCCACCAGGAGGCATCGTATCGGATCATTTCGAGCTTCTTCCTTGGCATGCGAAGGTCGGCGATTTTCTGCATCATATGATCCTGCCCGTCATCTGTTACATGGCCTCTGAGTTCGCCTTTCTGACGATGCTCATGAAAAACAGCATGCTCGAAGAAACACAGAAGGAATACATGCGCACGGCCATGTTGAAAGGCATGGACTTCGCCACCGCCGCGCGAAGACACGCTCTTCGCAACGCCCTGCTTCCGATAGCGACGCGACTCTCTGAAATCTTCACGCTGATGTTTGCCGGCGCTCTACTGATCGAGCGCGTCTTTGATATCGACGGCATGGGACTTCTCGTCTGGACGAGCATCGTCGGTCGCGACTATAACGTCGTTCTTGCGGTAATTTTCATCACGTCTCTGCTAACCATGCTGGGTCGGCTGTTTTCTGATCTTGTGTACACGTTGATCGATCCACGCATTCAGCTCGGAGAATCGCGATGA